From the Pseudomonas marvdashtae genome, the window CAAGAATCAGGTTCATGCTCTGCCCGGTGCCGAGCTGGTGCAGCGCTTGGGCCACGGTTTGTAGCGGGCCGCCGCCCTGATGCTGGGCTGCGCTGTTGGCTGCGGCGATCAACACGGCGGTGATCTGCGGGTCGGTGCGGATTTCTTCTTCCAGCCGCTTCAGATCCAGGCCGCCGGGATTGAGGGCGCGTTTGACGGCCACCTGCACATCGGTCATCAACGGTGCACCTTCGGCCAAGTCCCGTCGATGTTCCAGGAACGTGGCCAACGTCAGCCCTGGCCCCGGGATTGGCGCGGTATTGGAAGTGTCTTCGCCGCTCAGGAGCAACCCTTGCAAACGCTGGGTCAGGTTTTCCCGGTTAAAGGGTTTGGTCAGATAGGCCGTCGGCGCCAACGGCAAGACTTCACGCACGCTGGCGCTGTCGTTGCGACGACTCACCAGAATGAACGGCAACGCCGGCGTACGATGCTGTTGGCGCACGCCACGCAGGATACTCAGGCCGTCGACACCCGGCAGTTCCCAATCGGCGATCACCAGATCGTAAGGGTTTTGCGCCAGCAGCTCCAAGGCCTGCTTCCCCTCGTCACACGTGTCCACCCGGGCATCGCAGCGCACACTTGATAACACCTGCTCAATCAGCTCCCTGGACGCCGGGTCGGCCTCGGCAATCAATACCCGCGGTACAGCCGGTAAATGCACAGCAGTCATGCCGCATCGCTCCCTTGCAATACATGAACCTTAGACAATAGCGGCCGTTCCAGACAGCTCAAAAACGCCGGGGATCTGCTCGTGAATATGAAAAAACCCGCCGAAGCGGGTTTTTTGTGGATCAGCGCACAGCTCAGGGCTCGTAAATATCAGAGCCCGTAAATATCAAAGCTCGGAGAAGCACTCTTCAATGATTGCCAAGCCTTTGTCCAACTGCTCATCCGGCGAGGTCAGCGGCACCAGTACCCGCAAGACGTTGCCGTAAGTACCGCAAGACAGCAGGATCAGGCCTTTGTCGCGAGCCTTTGCCACGACCTGCGCAACAGCGGCCGCGTTCGGCTTGTGGCTGTCGCCATCTTCGAACAGCTCCACGGCGATCATCGCGCCCAGCGCACGCACTTCGCCAATGACCGGGTATTTCTTCTGGATAGCCTTGAGGCCGGTCACCAGGCGTTCGCCCACGGCTTTGCAGCGATCCAGCAAGTGTTCTTCTTCGAACACTTCCATCACCGCCAGCGCCGCCGCGCACGCGATCGGGCTACCGGCGTAAGTGCCGCCCAGGCCACCTGGCGCAATGGCGTCCATGTATTCAGCCTTGCCGCACACGCCGGCGAGCGGGAAGCCGCCTGCGATGGATTTGGCGAAGGTGGTCAGGTCAGCTGCAACGCCCATCTGTTCCATGGCGAAGAAGGTACCGGTACGGCCGGCGCCGGTCTGCACTTCGTCAGCGATCAGCAGGATGCCGTGCTGGTCGCACAGGGCGCGCAGGCGCTGCATGAAGGCCTTCGGTGCCACATAGAAACCGCCTTCGCCCTGGACCGGCTCGATGATGATCGCAGCGATGTCACGCGGCTCGGCGTCGTTCTTGAAGATGCGTTCGATGCTGGCGATGGAATCGTCGATGCTCACGCCATGCAGTTCATTCGGGTACAGCGCGCGGAAGATGCCACCGGGCATCAGGCCCATGCCGGCCGAGTAAGGCACGACTTTGCCGGTCAGGCCCAGGGTCATCATGGTGCGGCCGTGGTAGGCGCCGGTGAAGGCGATCACACCGGCACGGCCCGTGGCGGCGCGGGCGATCTTAACGGCGTTTTCCACCGCTTCGGAACCGGTGGTGACCAGCAGGGTTTTCTTGGCGAAATCACCCGGGACCTTGGCGTTGATTTTTTCGCACAGTTCCACGTACGGCTCGTAGGCCAGGACCTGGAAGCAGGTGTGGGTCAGCTTGTTCAGCTGTGCGGTCACTGCGGCGATGATTTTCGGGTGCAGGTGGCCGGTGTTCAGCACAGCGATACCGCCGGCGAAATCGATGAATTCACGACCTTCAACGTCGGTCACCGTGGCGTTCTTCGCCGACTCGGCAAAGATCGGGTGAATCTGGCCGACACCACGGGGAACAGCGGCGGTACGGCGGGCCATCAGGTCTGCGTTGGTCTTGCTCATTAAAATGTCCTCATTCGCAGCTCAGGGCGGCGTGGATCAAGGAATACATGGCGGGGAGGCAACTGCGACAGCATGCGATGATCGACTGCCGCAGCGTTCCGGCCACAAGAAACAGAACAGGTGAAACGCGCAAAGGGACAGCGCTCTCGTGCCCTTTGCGCTTGAAGCAGATCAGATACCCAGGCAGAGGTATTTGATTTCCAGGTAATCCTCGATGCCGTACTTGGAGCCTTCACGGCCCAGGCCCGACGCCTTGATGCCGCCGAACGGCGCGACTTCGTTGGAAATCAACCCGGTGTTGACGCCGACCATGCCGTATTCCAAGGCTTCGGCCACACGGAACACACGGCCCAGGTCGCGGGCATAGAAGTACGAGGCCAGGCCGAACTCGGTGTCGTTGGACATCGCGATCACTTCGGCTTCGTCTTTGAAGCGGAACAGCGGCGCCAGCGGGCCGAAGGTTTCTTCCTTCGCCACGGCGGCGCTCGATGGGACGTTGGTGAGGATGGTCGGCTCGAAGAAGTTGCCTTCCATCGCCTTGCCGCCCGCCAGCACGGTCGCGCCTTTGCTGACCGCGTCGGCGATGTGCTCTTGCACCTTGGCGACGGCTTTTTCGTCGATCAACGGACCGGTGGTGGTGCCGTCTTCCAGACCATTACCGATCTTGAGCTTGGCCACCGCCACTTTGAGTTTTTCGGCGAACGCGTCGTACACCGAATCCTGGATGTACAGGCGATTGGCGCAGACGCAGGTCTGGCCGTTGTTACGGTATTTGGAGATGATCGCGCCTTCGACGGCCTTATCCAGGTCCGCGTCATCGAACACGATGAACGGCGCGTTGCCGCCCAGTTCCAGGGAGACTTTCTTGATGTCCTTGGCACATTCGGCCATCAACTGGCGACCGATCTCGGTCGAGCCGGTGAAGGACAGCTTGCGCACGATCGGGTTGCTGGTCAGCTCGCCACCGATGTCGCCGGCGCTGCCGGTGACTACGCTCAGTACGCCTTGCGGGATGCCTGCACGGTGCGCCAGTTCCACCAGCGCAAGGGCCGAGAACGGGGTTTGCGAAGCGGGCTTGATGACCATCGTGCAACCGGCAGCCAGCGCTGGGCCAGCCTTACGGGTGATCATCGCAGCTGGGAAGTTCCACGGCGTAATGGCAGCGGTAACGCCGATCGGCTGCTTGATCACGATCAGCCGCTTGTCGGGCTGATGGCCCGGAATCACGTCGCCGTAGATGCGCTTGGCTTCTTCGGCGAACCACTCGATGAACGAGGCGGCGTAGACGATTTCGCCCTTGGACTCGGCCAGCGGCTTGCCCTGCTCCAAGGTCATCAGGCGACCGAGGTCGTCCTGGTTTTCGATCAGCAATTCGTACCAGCGGCGCAGCTTGTTGGCGCGTTCCTTGGCGGTCAGCGCACGCCAAGCCGGCAGTGCCTTGTCGGCGGCTTCAATCGCCCGGCGGGTTTCGGCAGCGCCCATTTTTGGCACGGTGCCCAGCACTTCGCCCGTCGCCGGGTTGGTGACCTTGATCGTCTGACCATTGTCCGCATCGACCCAAGCGCCATCGATAAAGGCTTGCTGGCGGAACAACTGGGTGTCTTTAAGCTGCATGTCGGCTTTCCTTAACAGCACCGCGCGCACGCGGAGCGAATTAGAGTTGTAGAAAGGCGCCTCGGGGGGCTGCCGTCAGGGAAATCATTCACCGGGCTGAAGCACGGAAATATCGCACATAAGCACAGACGTGCGGTTCAGCACCCAGACAAGAGCGTTTGAAATCTCAAACGAATCCTAGGGCCGATGGGGTCGTAGGACAATAGGCTGTTCGAAAAAAAGAACGAAAAAGCTGATTTTGCCTGTTTTTTCTGATCAGCGTAGTCAATGGCCGGCGAGCTGCCCAAAAACGCAGGCGATTCAGCAGCATGGACGCCCGCCATGCATATGAGTATCATGGCGCCCGCGTTGCACCAGTAGCTCAGCTGGATAGAGTACTGCCCTCCGAAGGCAGGGGTCGTGGGTTCGAATCCCGCCTGGTGCACCATCTTCAGATTCAAAAGCCCCTGGTCGCAAGACCTGGGGCTTTTTTGTGGACACGGATCTTACTCAACGCGTCTGCAACGCCTCCAACCGCGCCGGCAAGTCTTCCTTGGGAAAACGCTTGTGCAGCGCCAGCAGCTTCTCATCAGCAGCCTTGGTGTCCCCCGCCTGGCGCAGGCGCAGGATTTCCATCAAGCCTTGCTCAAGCGATGGCAGTGCAGCCGGCGCCGGTTTGCTGATTTTTTTTGCAGTTGTATCCGCCAAGGATTGCATCGGGATGGCCGGGGCTCGCGTCAGCTCGCCTTGCGGCGCCATGCGGGTGATCGGCGCGGGGGCGGGCATGGCGGGCGCTTGCCGCTCGGCGGAAAACTCCATCGAGGCAGGCGCGGACAGAGGCTCCTCGGGCACTGGGGAACGCAGCACCAAGCCGATCATCAGCGCCACGCCGGCGACCGTGGCGAAGGCCACTTGCCCGCGCGGCCGCTGACAGGCCTGAAGCCAGCGCTTCCACAAGCTCGGTGCAGGCGTCGGGGCTTCACGGCGGGCGGCGGCCAGGATGAAATTGTCGAGGGAGGCCGGCGGTTCACCGCTGGCGTGTTCGCGAAAATGCTTGATCAACATCTCGTCATCGGAATTCGGCGCGTGTTTGCGGTCGATCATGCGGGTACCTCCTCGGCCAACAGTCGATGCAATTTCTGCTGGGCGTAACGCAAGCGGCTCTTGACCGTTTCCAGCGGGACGCCGGTCAGGGCCGCAATTTGTGGCAGTTCCAAATCGCCGTGCAGGCGCAGCAGGAAAACTTCCCGCTGGTCCTCGGGCAATGCCTGCAGCGCTGCGTCCAGGCGCGCCTGATCACGACTCAGGCTCAACTGTTGCTCGGGGCCGCTGCTGTCGTCGGGTTGGACGTGAAGTTGTTCGTCATAACTGTCATGCAGTGGATTATGAACGCCGTGTCTACGCCAGTGATCGATCAAGCGGTTGCGGGCGATCTGGAACAACCATGTACGAAAACTCGCCCGGCCTTGTGGCTGGGTGGTGCTGCGGATCAAGCTGAGCCAAGTGTCCTGGAAGATTTCCTCGGCCAGTTCGGCTTTGTTGCTCAAGGACACGAGGAAACGATAAAGCCCGAGGCGATGGCGCGCATACAGGGCTTCGAAAGAAGCCCCGTCGCCATCGCGGTAACGGGCCAGCAGCGATTCGTCGCTGGGAGAATCAAGCACAACGGCCATGTCGGTGACGAACTCCTTTCGCTGATCAGGGTGCAGGCTTGAGGCTCTGCGCAAGCTCCACTAACTGCACAAACTCCGCTCGCAGCCCGAACGGGTCTTCGCCGCGGGCCGAACGCGCCAATTGCGCGGTGTCCTTGAAACTCATCGCCCCAGTGTAGCGCCCATCACCCTTGAGCTGCTGGGCGAAGGCAGCCACGGCGGCGGCGAAACGCAAATCATCGCTGGGCTTGTCATTCTGCTGAGCGGCGGCGATGGGGTGCTCGATCAAGCGACTGTTACCGCCTTCAGCCGGTTTGTAGCGTACGCGCAACATCGCCAGTTCACCTGGCGTGCCGTCCGACTTGGGCACGCTGGCATAGCGCAGCGGGTCCAGCCAGCCCTTCTCACCCCTCGCGACAATTTCATACAACGCCGTGACTGTATGTCCGGCGCCGATCTCACCTGCATCAACCTTGTCATTATTGAAATCCTCACGCTTTAGCGCGCGGTTTTCGTAGCCCAGCAGGCGATATTCGCTGACTTGGGCGGGGTTGAATTCCACTTGCAATTTCACATCCCGCGCGACCACCGCCAGGGTGGAGCTGAGCTGGCCCACAAGGACTTTGCGCGCTTCGAGAAGGTTGTCGATGTAGGCATAGTTGCCGTCGCCGGCGTCGGCCAGTTGCTCCATCAGATGCTCGTTGTAGTTATCCACACCGAAGCCCAGCGTGGTGAGGGATACGCCGCTTTTGCGCTGGTCCGTTGCCATCTGCTTGAGGCTGTCGAAGTCGCTGATGCCGACGTTGAAATCGCCATCGGTGGCCAGCAGGATGCGGTTGATGCCTTTGTCGATAAAACTCTCCCGTGCCATCTGGTAGGCCAATTCGATGCCCGAGGCGCCAGCAGTGGAACCGCCTGCGCTCAGTTGATCGATGGCGTTGCGGATCTTCGCCTTTTCGCGGCCCGAGGTAGGCTTGAGCACTACACGCGATTCGCCGGCATAGACCACCAGAGACACTCGGTCCTGGTCGCGCAATTGGTCCACCAGCAATTTCAGGGTGCTTTTGACCAGCGGCAGGCCCTCGCGACGATCCATGGAGCCGGAAACGTCCACCAAAAAAACCAGGTTGGCTGGGGCCAGGTCCGCCACGGCGCGGTCGGACGCCTTGATGCCGATGCGCAGCAAACGGGTGTGGGGGTTCCATGGCGATGGGGCGATTTCGGTGGTCACGCCAAAAGGCGAACCATCGGCAGGCAGCGCGTAGTGGTAAGGGAAGTAATTGACCATTTCCTCAAGTCGTACGGCGCCGTCGGGCGGCAGGCTGCCTTGATTGAGGAAACGTCGCACATTGGCGTAGCTGCCGGTATCGACATCAACGCTGAAGGTCGAGACCGGTGTTTCGGCGACGCTGTGGATCGGATTGTCCGGCAGTTTTTCGTACTGTTCCCGCGGCTCGACGCGGTAACCCCCGACGACGGCATCGTTCGCCACGCCAGGGGCGGGCATCGATGCGGGCTTCATGACCATGCGCTTGACGGTCGACTGGCGCAGTTCGCCTTGCGGTACGACGCTAGGCGCCACGGGCACCGGCTCGGACGGCTTGGCCGACTCACGGGACGAAGACAACCCACAACCGGCCAATGCCACCAGCAGGGTGACAGCAAAGCCCTGCGCAGCAGGACGCATATAGGAAAGCGGACGGGACATGGGCTGAACCTCGTGAGTGAATGATCCGTTCACAGGGTCAGACGCAGGGCACGCGCGGTTCGGGTTAACGACCAGAATATTTTTTTGATGCGCTGAAAAGACAGCGCCGGCCACCCCAGGGTGGCCAGGCCGTTACTACGCGTTGCAGCAGGCAGCACTAGCGGGACGGAATGCCCCGCAGGTCATCGGCGATGAATCCGCTCAACTGGCCGGTGTAATAGTCTTCGACATCGGAGTTGCCTCTGTTCGTCAGGGCGCCCGCAATGCCCCTCATGGCTTCAAGTTGCCCGATCGCCCCACCCGGCATCAGCCCTTGGCGGGCCTGGGCAAAGTGCAACACCTCGGCGCCAGCCTTTTTCACCTTGACCTGATAATTGAAATCGACACTGGCCAGATACGTCCCGTCGGCAACGATCTTGTTCATGAAGCCGCCTTGGGTGTCTTGAATACGGCGCGCATAGACGGCGTTGACGTCCAGCAGGTAGTCAGCGGTTTCCTTGCTGGAGGCATAGCGATTGCCGTCGAGCAGGCGGACGATCAGGTCAGTATGCAACCGGTCACGGACTTTTTCGTCAGGCAGAAAGCGTTCGTTTTTGCCTACGACCTCAACGTTGAACGTGTCGATCCAATAGGTGGCGGTCTCGGGGATCGCCACCGGCGCAGGGGAAATGTAGTAATCGGGCTTGGAAGCGCAGCCTGCCATAAGGCAGAGGGCAAGCAACAGGGTAAACACTCGCATGTTTGAATTCGTCCTTGAGAGGTAGCGGCATAATGGCGGCAGCATTCTACGGGGTTTGAACGAGCGCTCAAGTTGTCTGGCCCTACTTTGCGCCGTTCCGTCTCACTCAAACCCAATATCCACCACCGTTTCCTCCGCCCCGCGCCCTTCGGCTACCTGGGCAAACGCCAGCCACCTGTCGCAGATTGGATTCTCGCAGTCAAGGCCTAGATTGGGTCTTGCTCGAGTGCTTGAGCTTGCGCTTTACCTGGCGCGTACCTTCCTGACGAACTACTAAGAAATCCTTAGTGGTTGCGTTTTGATCAAGCTCCCCCTCGCTGAAGATGTTCTTCAGATGCATCAACACGTTCTCTGGCGTGGTGCTGAATAACTCTCCCATCAAGGCTTGGGTCAACCATACGGTTTCATCGACAAAGCGCACGTCCAACCGGGTTCGCCCGTCTTCACTCTGGTAGATGATGAGCTGCGAGGTATTGGCGTTATCCGTGTTCATATCTCAACGACTCCCCAGGGTCAGCGGCCCATGATCGGAGGCCAACAACCGCCACAAAGACTGGGTCCGCAACCGACGAAACGTAGCAATGGCTGTACTGGCTTTCATGCAAGGCTCCCCAACAGAAGAGACGCCCATGGTAAACACAATGTGCGTTGGATCTACCTCGACTCAGGCTGACTCATACAGCTTCAGAAAAGGCCTACAACAAAATTTACGGATTGTAGTCAGGGCTCCGACGCCAACGCCGAACCGTAAACACGCTCTCCCCGCCCCGGAAAATACGCCGCAGCCCCCACGCCCACCGCGCCCATCACCGCGCAATACCCCACGCACACCCAAGGGCTCCAAGGCACCAACGCGATCAACACCAACGGTGTCATGCTGGCCCAAAGCGCGTAGGCGATGTTGTAGGTGAACGAAATGCCGGACACGCGGATCTTCGGCGGAAACAGGCTGACCATCACTGAAGGCACCGCGCCGACCACGCCGCAACTCAGCCCGGCCACGGCGTAAGCCAGGCCCAGCCAGGCGCTGCCGCTGATCAGGCTGGCATAGAGCACGGCGATGCCCAGGGGCAGCAGCAGGCTGTAGAGCATGACCGTGCGCCAAGCGCCGATGCGGTCGACGATGAGTCCAGCCAGGACACAGCCGATGTTCAGGAACACGATACCCAGGCTACTCAGGGCAAAGGTGTGGCTAGGTGTCAGGCCGAAGCTTTTCTGCATCACGGTCGGGGTGATGACCACGAACACCACCACGGCGGAGGTCAGCACGCAGGTGAGGATCGCTGCGGGCAGCAAGGCGTGGCGATGGTCACGCAGGACGGTGCGCAACGGCAATTCAGGCGCGCCTTCGCGATTGGCTTGCAACGCCATGAAGATCGGCGTCTCGCTCAGCCAGCGACGCAGCCAGACGCCGATCACGCCAAAGACGCCGCCCAACAGGAACGGCAGGCGCCAGGCGTAATCGAGGATCTCCGCCGGCGTGTAGATCCGCGCCAGCGCCGTGGCCGTCAGGGCGCCCAGCAAGTAGCCGAAGGTCAGGCCGGCCTGGAGGAAACCCAGGGCATAGCCGCGATGATGCAGCGGCGCATGCTCAGCGACGAACACCCAGGCGCTGGGTACTTCGCCGCCCACCGCCGCGCCTTGCAGGATACGCAGCGCCAGCAACAGCAACGGGGCGAAATAACCGATTTGTGCATAGGTAGGCATCAGCCCGATGAGCAGGCAAGGCAACGCCATCATGAGGATGCTCAGGCTGAAGACGCGCTTGCGGCCCAGGCGATCGGCGAAGTGCGCCATGAGAATCCCGCCCAAGGGACGCGCCAGGTAGCCGGTGGCGAAAATTCCGAAGCTTTGCAGCAAGCGCAACCACTCGGGCATTTCCGGCGGGAAAAACAGTTGGCTCAAGGTCAGGGCGAAAAAAACGAAAATGATGAAGTCGTAGATTTCCAGCGCACCGCCGAGGGCGGCCAGGCCCAAGGTCTTGTAGTCGGATCGGCTGAATCGCGCGCCTGGTAAATGAGTGGTGGCAGTCATTGGCATCGTTGAAAAAGTTGAAGACAGTGGCTCAGGCAGCGGGATTCGTGTCCACCGGCTGAGTCAGCGGTTGGCCTGGCTCGGCGTCTGCGGCCTCGTCATCAGGCAGGAAATCCTTGCGGCTGCGGGCAATCGCCTGGCGTATCTCGTCGCCCTTGGTGGGGCAGTTCAAGAGGCGGGCGATGCCGTCCGGTTTCTGCGTCATCGCCATACTCCGGCATGAGTGAACAGGGGCTCGATAGTGCTCGCTTTTGGCCCGTGATGCCAACTTCCGTGACGATTGGCCGACTTCGCAGCCCAACGGGAGCAAGCTCGCTCATCACGGGGTTTTGTGCTGTTCGGGTCAGCGGTGGTAGCGGCGCACCACACTGCTGTTGCGCAATACGTGGCCCTTGAGTTTTTCCATCAGTTGGGCGCGCGTCAGGCCGGCCGGCAGGGCTTGCGGCGCAAGGTCCAGGGCGAATATCTGGATCAGGTAATGGTGCGCACTGTCGCCGACAGGCGGGCACGGGCCGATATAGCCAGGGGTGTTCTTGCTGTTTATCCCGCTCATGCCCTCCAGCGTGGATTTGGTGCCCGCACCCGTTGGAATCTGCCGCGTGGTGGCCTTGATCCCGTAATGGACCCAATGGTCCACACCCTGCCCTCGTTGGCCGTCGGGGTCGAGCATGACGATTGCATAGCTGAGGGTGCCAGGCGGGCCGGCGTTCCAGCTCAGGGCTGGGGAAATATTCTTGCCGCCGCAGGTGTTGGCGTCACTGGCGGCCGCGGCGGTGAAGAGGCGGTCGTCCGACACACCGGGAATGCTCAGGGTGAAACGCTCTTCGGCCTGGACAGCCCCTTGTGCGCACAGCACGAGGGTGACGGCCACGAGCCAGGAGGAAAGGGAAGTCAATCGGGTCATACCGGGCACCTTAAATGCGATTCAGGCCATGGACGGCCTGCGAACTATAGCCGCAGGGCCAGCCCGGTTGCAGTGACAATTATGCTGAACCTCATTCCAATCAACCGACTCCAACGGGAAATGCCTGTCGGAGAACGACCATGCCCATGCATCAAGTCGCCCGCCTCGCTGATGTGCGAGAAGACCGCGGCCTCGAAGTCACTCTCAACGACGCGCCTATCCTGCTGCTGCGAGCTGGCGGACAGGTGCGGGCGTTCCAAGGCAAGTGCCCGCATGCCGGGGCGCCGCTGGCCAAGGGTGCGGTGTGCCATGGACGGGTGATCTGCCCGTGGCACAAAGCGGCGTTCCGCGCCGAAGACGGCGCCCTGTGTGAACCGCCGGCCCTCGACAGCCTGGAGCGTTATCACGTCGAGGTGCGAGGCGATGACGTCTGGGTCGATGATCACCCCCTGCCGGCCGAAAAAATCCCCCCGGCCGACGACCCCCGCACGTTCGTCATCATTGGCGCCGGAGCGGCCGGCACCGCCTGTGCGGCGGCGCTGCGGGAAAAAGGTTTCGGTGGCCAAATCCTGATGATCGACCGCGAAGCCGAGGCCGGCTATGACCGCACGGTGTTGAGCAAATACGTGCTGGCCGGCGACATGGCAGCGAAAGAAACCCCGTCCTTGCGCGATGAAAGTTATTTCACCCAGCAACGCATCGAACGACGCCATGGCGAAGTCGTCGGTCTTGAGGTTGCGGCGCGCCAAGTCCGCCTCGCCGACGGCACGTTGCTGGGCTATGACGCGGTGCTGATTGCAACCGGAGGGGAGCCCAGGAGGCCGGATCTGCCCGGCAGCGATTTGCCCCAAGTCCTGGTGTTGCGCTCGCTGGCCGACAGCCGGCAGATCCTCGAACAAGCCAAGCCAGGACAACGGGCGGTCATTATCGGCGACAGCTTTATCGCCATGGAAGTCGCCTCGTCCCTGCGCAAACGTGAGCTGAGCGTCACCGTCCTGGCCCGTCATCCGGTGCCGTTCGCGGCGCAGTTCGGCGACAGCATCGGCAAGGCGATCCTGGCCCGGCATCGGGCCAATGGCGTGGTCTATCACAGCGATGGCGAGGCGGCGCGAATCGAAGGCGCGGGCAGGGTTGAAGCCGTGCTGCTGGACAATGGGCAGCGCTTCGCGGCGGACCTGGTCATCATCGGCGTCGGCATACGCCCCGCGACGGAACCGTTCGCTGAGCTGCCACGGGCGGATGATCGCTCATTGATGGTCGACGACGGCATGCGCGCGGCCGATGGCGTATGGGCCGTCGGCGACATCGCTACCTTTGCGCTAAACGGCCAGCCTCGGCGTATCGAGCATTGGCGCCTGGCCCAGCAACAGGCACGCATCGCCGCGACGAACATGCTCGGCGGCGAAGAGCATTACCTGGATGTGCCATTCTTCTGGACCTACCACTTCGGCAAACGCTACGACTACCTCGGCCACGCCGAAGAATGGGACGAGGTGCAGTTCAAAGGCACGCCTGAGCATCCGCCTTTTATCGCATTGCTCGGCAAGGACGGCCTCGTCGCTGCTGCCGTGGCCTGCGATGAAGGCCGGGCGATGGCGGCGCTGGCCCAGCGGATGAAACAACCGCTGCCGGTGGATGAGGCTTGGCGGCTGGTTCGGGATTTTTCGGCGTAGTCCCTATGCAGAGTAGTGCCTATGCGGAATGGTCCGCCGGCAGATGGATTACCAGCGGCCGTTCCAGCGGCGCCAAGGGCGCAGGTTGCATGTCCGGACTCAACAGGTGGAAATGCGGCACCACGTGGCTGATGTCGCCCTCCTGATTGTTGTGGATAATCTTGGAACCCGGCTGGCGCAAAGTGTCCAGACGCTCGTTGGTCAACTTGAAGCTGGCGCTCAAGCCCAAATCGTCCACCACTGGCGCCGGCAGCCGGCGCTGGGCGAAGCTGCGGCTCTTGCGCTGCTGGTAACGCGCCCAGGTGATCAGAATGATCGCGTTGACCAACGCAATCCAACCGTAGATCTGCAAAGTCCCAAGGGTATCCAACAGCGAACCGCCCAGCCGCGGGCCGGCATGGCTGTCGAACAAAGGCCAGAGCCCATTCACCAGCAAATACAACAATCCGACCCACGCCAGTACGGTGAAAAGCACATCGATGACCACCAGAAAAGGCCGTTGCCGGGTCCTGATAATTTTCATCGGATCACTTCCTCTTCTTCGTCATCGATCGGTTTGATCCCGCGATC encodes:
- the gabD gene encoding NADP-dependent succinate-semialdehyde dehydrogenase: MQLKDTQLFRQQAFIDGAWVDADNGQTIKVTNPATGEVLGTVPKMGAAETRRAIEAADKALPAWRALTAKERANKLRRWYELLIENQDDLGRLMTLEQGKPLAESKGEIVYAASFIEWFAEEAKRIYGDVIPGHQPDKRLIVIKQPIGVTAAITPWNFPAAMITRKAGPALAAGCTMVIKPASQTPFSALALVELAHRAGIPQGVLSVVTGSAGDIGGELTSNPIVRKLSFTGSTEIGRQLMAECAKDIKKVSLELGGNAPFIVFDDADLDKAVEGAIISKYRNNGQTCVCANRLYIQDSVYDAFAEKLKVAVAKLKIGNGLEDGTTTGPLIDEKAVAKVQEHIADAVSKGATVLAGGKAMEGNFFEPTILTNVPSSAAVAKEETFGPLAPLFRFKDEAEVIAMSNDTEFGLASYFYARDLGRVFRVAEALEYGMVGVNTGLISNEVAPFGGIKASGLGREGSKYGIEDYLEIKYLCLGI
- the gabT gene encoding 4-aminobutyrate--2-oxoglutarate transaminase is translated as MSKTNADLMARRTAAVPRGVGQIHPIFAESAKNATVTDVEGREFIDFAGGIAVLNTGHLHPKIIAAVTAQLNKLTHTCFQVLAYEPYVELCEKINAKVPGDFAKKTLLVTTGSEAVENAVKIARAATGRAGVIAFTGAYHGRTMMTLGLTGKVVPYSAGMGLMPGGIFRALYPNELHGVSIDDSIASIERIFKNDAEPRDIAAIIIEPVQGEGGFYVAPKAFMQRLRALCDQHGILLIADEVQTGAGRTGTFFAMEQMGVAADLTTFAKSIAGGFPLAGVCGKAEYMDAIAPGGLGGTYAGSPIACAAALAVMEVFEEEHLLDRCKAVGERLVTGLKAIQKKYPVIGEVRALGAMIAVELFEDGDSHKPNAAAVAQVVAKARDKGLILLSCGTYGNVLRVLVPLTSPDEQLDKGLAIIEECFSEL
- a CDS encoding RNA polymerase sigma factor translates to MAVVLDSPSDESLLARYRDGDGASFEALYARHRLGLYRFLVSLSNKAELAEEIFQDTWLSLIRSTTQPQGRASFRTWLFQIARNRLIDHWRRHGVHNPLHDSYDEQLHVQPDDSSGPEQQLSLSRDQARLDAALQALPEDQREVFLLRLHGDLELPQIAALTGVPLETVKSRLRYAQQKLHRLLAEEVPA
- a CDS encoding HDOD domain-containing protein; its protein translation is MTAVHLPAVPRVLIAEADPASRELIEQVLSSVRCDARVDTCDEGKQALELLAQNPYDLVIADWELPGVDGLSILRGVRQQHRTPALPFILVSRRNDSASVREVLPLAPTAYLTKPFNRENLTQRLQGLLLSGEDTSNTAPIPGPGLTLATFLEHRRDLAEGAPLMTDVQVAVKRALNPGGLDLKRLEEEIRTDPQITAVLIAAANSAAQHQGGGPLQTVAQALHQLGTGQSMNLILGLALKRCARLSVPCLADYAERYWELSLHTAEYARTMARMLDLEQERCYCAGLLHRLGDLALLRCLEEWKQAGGELDEPEEVGDSLDQFGAGFGSALRARWRLPLELRELIAAVYGLGGGVYSREALVMNMAAQMAHLPAHEGLEELARGRTARLLKIGLPELMRLRRK
- a CDS encoding death-on-curing protein, coding for MNTDNANTSQLIIYQSEDGRTRLDVRFVDETVWLTQALMGELFSTTPENVLMHLKNIFSEGELDQNATTKDFLVVRQEGTRQVKRKLKHSSKTQSRP
- a CDS encoding vWA domain-containing protein; translated protein: MSRPLSYMRPAAQGFAVTLLVALAGCGLSSSRESAKPSEPVPVAPSVVPQGELRQSTVKRMVMKPASMPAPGVANDAVVGGYRVEPREQYEKLPDNPIHSVAETPVSTFSVDVDTGSYANVRRFLNQGSLPPDGAVRLEEMVNYFPYHYALPADGSPFGVTTEIAPSPWNPHTRLLRIGIKASDRAVADLAPANLVFLVDVSGSMDRREGLPLVKSTLKLLVDQLRDQDRVSLVVYAGESRVVLKPTSGREKAKIRNAIDQLSAGGSTAGASGIELAYQMARESFIDKGINRILLATDGDFNVGISDFDSLKQMATDQRKSGVSLTTLGFGVDNYNEHLMEQLADAGDGNYAYIDNLLEARKVLVGQLSSTLAVVARDVKLQVEFNPAQVSEYRLLGYENRALKREDFNNDKVDAGEIGAGHTVTALYEIVARGEKGWLDPLRYASVPKSDGTPGELAMLRVRYKPAEGGNSRLIEHPIAAAQQNDKPSDDLRFAAAVAAFAQQLKGDGRYTGAMSFKDTAQLARSARGEDPFGLRAEFVQLVELAQSLKPAP
- a CDS encoding MFS transporter, coding for MTATTHLPGARFSRSDYKTLGLAALGGALEIYDFIIFVFFALTLSQLFFPPEMPEWLRLLQSFGIFATGYLARPLGGILMAHFADRLGRKRVFSLSILMMALPCLLIGLMPTYAQIGYFAPLLLLALRILQGAAVGGEVPSAWVFVAEHAPLHHRGYALGFLQAGLTFGYLLGALTATALARIYTPAEILDYAWRLPFLLGGVFGVIGVWLRRWLSETPIFMALQANREGAPELPLRTVLRDHRHALLPAAILTCVLTSAVVVFVVITPTVMQKSFGLTPSHTFALSSLGIVFLNIGCVLAGLIVDRIGAWRTVMLYSLLLPLGIAVLYASLISGSAWLGLAYAVAGLSCGVVGAVPSVMVSLFPPKIRVSGISFTYNIAYALWASMTPLVLIALVPWSPWVCVGYCAVMGAVGVGAAAYFPGRGERVYGSALASEP